In one window of Armatimonadota bacterium DNA:
- a CDS encoding tetratricopeptide repeat protein: MPRLGVPRSFFVAIISVLIGSAGVAQTQPDVLWLGVQERGNLPPAAASTLDAAIRSALSEALAPRAEVAYVTAASPRAHRALDELGFERGRLRDALGATEARALGVALGARATVRAWVEDSGAAIRLTTFVAAVHRRQAVIHQTETTAPPDSAGRLASWAQDVAGLIADKIAGSIRDVTRDAPSDAAGFAAAAERFLEDGMPRIAALEFNRAIAAAPKTAEYYLGSARAYSAMGEAERARRQLDIALKLDPDLTNARLELGRTLVADADPGAGAEELKRAVELGAGAEVRMELAAVLLETGDLEGAGEQYRKVAELDPANEDAAKRAAEIAAALASPEDIDILREATEKAPDSYEVRRKLIDAYAEQGESAEAVRQLRVLAEQEGAPIGYEPQAYVRIARLMDREMDAILRKARAEWDALGRAAVSRHEVSETIRALHERSDALARAAEATAAPPLLERGHRHRVLAFNLLNQSDFGLLRYLEREADRYYDEAIIARQAAVAERSRAWDLDAEAGWPTRTAAEE, from the coding sequence ATGCCAAGGCTCGGAGTTCCCCGCTCGTTTTTCGTCGCCATCATCTCTGTGTTGATCGGCTCGGCCGGTGTCGCTCAGACCCAGCCGGATGTTCTGTGGTTGGGTGTTCAGGAGCGGGGAAACTTGCCGCCCGCGGCGGCCTCCACGCTCGACGCGGCGATTCGATCCGCACTCAGCGAGGCGCTGGCGCCGCGCGCAGAGGTCGCCTACGTCACCGCGGCATCGCCGCGTGCCCACCGTGCGCTGGATGAGCTTGGTTTCGAAAGAGGCAGGCTCCGCGACGCGCTCGGCGCCACTGAGGCGCGGGCGCTTGGGGTGGCACTCGGCGCTCGCGCCACCGTGCGCGCGTGGGTTGAAGACTCAGGCGCCGCGATTCGATTGACGACCTTTGTCGCCGCAGTTCATCGTCGGCAAGCCGTCATTCACCAGACGGAGACGACCGCTCCCCCGGATTCTGCCGGGCGCCTGGCTTCGTGGGCGCAAGACGTCGCCGGCCTGATTGCGGACAAGATCGCCGGGTCAATCCGCGATGTCACGCGCGACGCGCCGAGTGATGCGGCCGGGTTCGCCGCCGCGGCCGAGCGGTTCCTCGAAGACGGGATGCCGCGGATCGCGGCACTGGAATTCAACCGAGCGATCGCCGCCGCGCCGAAGACGGCGGAGTACTACCTCGGCTCCGCGCGCGCCTACAGCGCGATGGGCGAGGCGGAGCGGGCGCGGCGCCAACTCGACATCGCGCTGAAGTTGGATCCCGACTTGACGAATGCGCGGCTGGAGCTGGGACGAACGCTCGTCGCGGACGCGGATCCCGGCGCGGGCGCGGAGGAGTTGAAACGCGCGGTCGAGCTTGGGGCGGGAGCGGAAGTACGAATGGAGCTGGCGGCGGTGCTGCTGGAGACGGGCGACCTCGAGGGGGCCGGGGAGCAGTACCGCAAAGTGGCCGAACTCGACCCGGCGAACGAGGATGCGGCGAAGCGTGCTGCAGAGATCGCGGCTGCTCTGGCGTCCCCGGAGGACATCGACATCTTGCGCGAAGCGACGGAGAAGGCGCCTGACTCATACGAGGTACGGAGGAAGCTGATAGACGCATACGCGGAACAGGGCGAGTCGGCGGAAGCAGTCCGCCAACTCCGCGTGCTCGCCGAGCAGGAAGGCGCGCCTATCGGCTATGAGCCGCAGGCCTATGTGCGGATCGCCCGACTCATGGACCGCGAGATGGACGCGATCCTCAGGAAAGCGCGAGCGGAGTGGGACGCGTTGGGGCGCGCAGCCGTCAGCCGGCACGAGGTAAGCGAGACGATCCGCGCTCTTCACGAGCGATCCGATGCGCTCGCGCGCGCGGCGGAAGCGACAGCGGCTCCACCCCTGTTGGAGCGCGGACATCGGCACCGCGTGCTCGCCTTCAACTTGCTCAACCAGTCGGACTTCGGACTGCTGCGTTACCTCGAACGCGAGGCGGACCGGTACTACGACGAGGCCATCATTGCGCGGCAGGCGGCAGTTGCCGAACGGAGCCGCGCCTGGGACCTGGACGCAGAGGCGGGGTGGCCGACGAGGACCGCCGCCGAGGAATGA
- the queA gene encoding tRNA preQ1(34) S-adenosylmethionine ribosyltransferase-isomerase QueA, which yields MRLSDFDYDLPESLIAQTPVRPRDHSRLLVLHRESGAIEHRRFLDLPEYLRPGDIAVFNDTRVFPARLRGHREPSGGAVEALLLREVENGVWDALVKPGRRVRVGDELTFGGGLRATVAGLTPGGGRRLVFSSDGDIEEALTRTGETPLPPYIHRPPERPEDYQTIYARRRGSSAAPTAGLHFTPRAMRAVEQRGVGMAWVTLHIGLATFRPIREEEVERHEMHVEWCSVPAETVTAMRAARAAGGRCVSVGTTTARALETAARGGTLEPFEGETELFITPGHRFRAVDVLLTNFHMPRSTLLVLVCAFAGRENVLAAYRAAVAEGYRLLSFGDAMLVV from the coding sequence ATGCGCCTGTCGGACTTCGACTACGATCTACCCGAGTCACTGATCGCCCAGACTCCCGTGCGGCCGCGCGATCACTCGCGGCTGCTGGTGCTGCATCGCGAGAGCGGCGCAATCGAGCACCGGCGCTTCCTCGACCTCCCGGAGTACCTGCGCCCCGGCGACATCGCGGTGTTCAACGACACGCGCGTGTTCCCCGCGCGGCTGCGCGGGCATCGCGAACCGTCGGGCGGCGCGGTGGAAGCGCTGCTGCTGCGCGAGGTCGAGAACGGCGTGTGGGACGCGCTCGTCAAGCCGGGGCGGCGCGTGCGCGTGGGCGACGAGTTGACCTTCGGCGGCGGGCTCCGAGCAACGGTGGCCGGCCTCACGCCGGGCGGCGGGCGGCGGCTCGTCTTCTCGTCTGACGGCGACATCGAGGAAGCGCTGACGCGCACCGGCGAGACACCGCTGCCGCCGTATATTCATCGCCCGCCGGAGCGACCGGAGGATTACCAGACGATCTACGCGCGGCGACGCGGGTCGAGCGCGGCGCCGACGGCGGGGCTCCACTTCACGCCGCGGGCAATGCGCGCGGTGGAGCAGCGGGGCGTCGGCATGGCGTGGGTCACGCTGCACATCGGGCTCGCGACGTTCAGGCCGATTCGCGAGGAGGAAGTGGAGCGCCACGAGATGCACGTTGAGTGGTGCTCGGTGCCGGCTGAAACGGTTACTGCGATGCGAGCGGCGCGGGCGGCGGGCGGTCGGTGCGTGTCGGTCGGGACGACGACGGCGCGGGCGCTGGAGACGGCGGCGCGGGGAGGAACCCTCGAGCCGTTCGAGGGTGAGACGGAGTTGTTCATCACGCCGGGCCATCGTTTCCGGGCGGTGGACGTGCTGCTGACGAACTTCCACATGCCGCGCTCGACGCTGCTGGTGCTGGTGTGCGCGTTTGCGGGGCGGGAGAACGTGCTCGCGGCGTATCGCGCGGCGGTCGCCGAGGGCTATCGCTTGCTCAGCTTCGGGGATGCGATGCTGGTGGTCTAG
- a CDS encoding ATP phosphoribosyltransferase, which produces MALRLGLPAGSMQEATFRLFKRAGYNVTIAARSYVPAIDDPELDCLLLRAQEIPRYVGDGVLDAGLTGLDWVLESGADVVEAADLIYSKQSAAPARWVLAVAHDSDINAAADLQGKRIATELVRVTEQYLERHGVKARVEFSWGATEVKVPEVADAIVDLTETGSSLRAHNLRIVDTILETNTKLIVNPAAWGDTWKRAKVDNLAVLLKGALEAEAKVGLKMNVSNENLDAVLKLLPAMKEPTVSSLLHGGWHAVETVADEARVRDLIPELKRAGAQDIIEYPLNKVIP; this is translated from the coding sequence GTGGCGCTGCGATTGGGGCTGCCGGCCGGCAGCATGCAAGAGGCGACCTTCAGGCTCTTCAAGCGCGCGGGGTACAATGTGACCATCGCCGCCCGCTCCTACGTGCCTGCGATTGACGACCCGGAACTCGACTGCCTGCTGCTCCGGGCGCAGGAAATCCCGCGGTACGTCGGGGACGGAGTGCTCGATGCGGGGCTGACCGGGCTCGACTGGGTGCTCGAGAGCGGCGCGGACGTCGTCGAGGCGGCCGACCTCATCTACTCCAAGCAGAGCGCGGCGCCCGCGCGGTGGGTGCTCGCGGTGGCTCACGACAGCGACATCAATGCCGCCGCCGACCTGCAGGGCAAGCGCATAGCGACGGAACTCGTGCGCGTCACCGAGCAATACCTGGAACGACACGGGGTCAAGGCGCGCGTCGAATTCTCATGGGGTGCGACGGAAGTCAAGGTGCCGGAGGTCGCGGACGCCATCGTAGATCTCACCGAGACCGGCAGCTCGCTCCGCGCGCACAACCTGCGCATCGTTGATACCATCCTGGAAACCAACACCAAGCTCATCGTCAACCCCGCGGCCTGGGGCGACACCTGGAAGCGGGCCAAGGTTGACAACCTCGCCGTGCTTCTCAAAGGGGCGCTGGAGGCGGAGGCCAAGGTCGGGCTCAAGATGAACGTCAGCAACGAGAACCTGGACGCCGTACTCAAGTTGCTGCCCGCCATGAAAGAGCCCACGGTGTCTTCGCTGCTGCACGGGGGATGGCATGCCGTCGAGACCGTGGCCGACGAGGCGCGCGTGCGCGACCTAATCCCCGAACTCAAGCGCGCGGGGGCGCAGGACATCATCGAGTATCCGCTGAATAAGGTCATACCGTAG
- a CDS encoding epoxyqueuosine reductase QueH, whose product MRILIHTCCGPCLLPVAEKLAADGHEITAYFYNPNIHPRSEHERRLEAFRAVVEQAGLRTLPAPEYEPRAFFRAITFRESERCRLCYRLRLFETALAGRDDGFEAFTTTLLVSPHQDQERLREAGEAAGRAAGVGFHCEDLRPLFPRIREMAESLDLYRQKYCGCLYSEIEAEEGRRRKRKGRRRGT is encoded by the coding sequence ATGAGGATTCTGATACATACATGCTGCGGTCCGTGCCTGCTCCCGGTGGCGGAGAAGTTGGCCGCCGACGGGCACGAGATCACCGCGTATTTCTATAATCCCAACATCCACCCGCGGTCCGAGCACGAGCGGCGGCTGGAGGCATTTCGCGCAGTCGTCGAGCAGGCAGGCTTGCGCACGCTGCCGGCGCCGGAGTACGAGCCGCGGGCCTTCTTTCGGGCGATAACCTTTCGCGAAAGCGAGCGCTGCCGCCTATGCTATCGGCTGCGGCTGTTCGAGACCGCGCTCGCCGGCCGCGACGACGGGTTCGAGGCGTTCACCACGACGCTGTTGGTCAGCCCGCACCAGGATCAGGAGCGCCTCCGCGAGGCGGGAGAGGCGGCCGGGCGAGCGGCCGGTGTCGGGTTTCACTGCGAGGACTTGCGGCCGCTGTTCCCCCGGATCAGGGAAATGGCTGAATCGCTCGACCTCTACCGCCAGAAGTACTGCGGGTGCCTGTACAGTGAGATCGAAGCCGAGGAGGGGCGCCGGCGAAAGAGGAAGGGCCGCCGTCGTGGGACTTGA
- a CDS encoding DUF2905 domain-containing protein, whose protein sequence is MGLDYLGKALLALGGIVILLGLLMLGLSRLLGGSRLLPGDIVVQRPGFTFVFPIVTSLVVSAVLTLILWLLYAWRR, encoded by the coding sequence GTGGGACTTGATTACCTCGGCAAGGCGCTGCTCGCCCTGGGAGGCATCGTCATCCTCCTGGGCCTGCTGATGCTCGGCCTGTCGCGCTTGCTCGGCGGGAGCAGGCTCCTGCCGGGGGACATCGTCGTCCAGCGACCAGGGTTCACGTTCGTCTTCCCCATCGTCACGTCGCTCGTGGTCAGCGCCGTGTTAACCCTGATCCTGTGGCTGCTCTACGCGTGGCGGCGCTGA
- a CDS encoding divalent metal cation transporter, translated as MTEEEQRTDLKRGLPMVRALDPEAAERDKAELERMARLPTLSRWAGYWRRIGPGWLQSALTLGGGSAGSSLFAGALFGYQLLWVQPVAMLLGIIMMSAIAYQTLSTRARPFDAMKAYVHPTIAWAWALGSLAATLIWHFPQYALAGAVVQDMADLAGAAIPTWPVGLVILVLATAITWSYGRGIKGIRLYERLLRYMVWLIVISFALVVIRTGVRDWGELLRGYFTFHIPRDPRGVSVMMGAFGAAVGINMTFLFPYTLLARGWGRNYRGLARFDLMTGMLLPFVLATSLMIIATANTLPGTVDIPATGISLPAKSAAQALAPLAGPFFARVIFNLGVLGMVLSTITLHMLASAFIICEMLNWEPVGWRYRLASLVIAPGMLGTVLWKNLLWVAVPTSAICGVLLPIAYIAFLVLHNRRAYMGDAKPVGTRAWLWNLGMIAAVVASASSAGYFIYTAVPDYLSRFAR; from the coding sequence ATGACCGAAGAAGAGCAGCGCACCGACCTCAAGCGCGGCCTGCCTATGGTACGCGCATTGGATCCCGAAGCCGCGGAGCGCGACAAGGCGGAACTGGAGCGCATGGCGCGCCTGCCGACGTTATCGCGCTGGGCCGGGTACTGGCGGCGCATTGGCCCGGGCTGGCTCCAGAGCGCGCTCACGCTGGGCGGGGGCAGTGCGGGTTCGTCGCTCTTCGCCGGGGCGCTGTTTGGCTACCAGCTGCTGTGGGTGCAGCCGGTGGCGATGCTGCTCGGCATCATCATGATGAGCGCGATCGCCTACCAGACCTTGTCCACGCGGGCGCGGCCGTTCGATGCCATGAAAGCGTACGTGCATCCGACCATCGCGTGGGCGTGGGCGCTCGGGTCGCTCGCGGCGACTCTGATCTGGCACTTCCCGCAGTATGCGCTGGCGGGAGCGGTGGTGCAGGACATGGCCGACCTAGCGGGGGCCGCCATTCCGACGTGGCCGGTCGGCCTGGTCATTCTGGTGTTGGCGACCGCCATCACATGGAGCTACGGTCGCGGCATAAAGGGCATCCGGCTCTATGAGCGGCTGCTGCGGTACATGGTGTGGTTGATCGTCATTTCCTTCGCGCTGGTGGTCATTCGCACCGGCGTGAGGGATTGGGGCGAGCTGCTGCGCGGGTACTTCACGTTCCATATCCCGCGCGACCCGCGCGGGGTTTCGGTGATGATGGGGGCGTTCGGCGCGGCGGTGGGAATCAACATGACGTTCCTCTTCCCGTACACGCTGCTGGCGCGCGGGTGGGGGCGCAACTATCGCGGCCTCGCGCGGTTTGACCTGATGACGGGAATGCTGCTGCCCTTCGTCCTGGCGACATCCCTCATGATCATCGCCACCGCCAACACGCTGCCGGGCACGGTGGACATCCCGGCGACCGGCATATCCCTGCCCGCGAAGTCGGCGGCACAGGCGCTGGCGCCGCTGGCGGGCCCGTTCTTCGCGCGAGTCATCTTCAACCTCGGCGTGCTCGGCATGGTGCTGAGCACGATCACGCTGCACATGCTGGCGAGCGCGTTCATCATCTGCGAGATGTTGAACTGGGAGCCGGTCGGGTGGCGGTACAGACTCGCCTCGCTCGTCATCGCACCCGGGATGCTGGGCACGGTGTTGTGGAAGAACCTGCTGTGGGTGGCGGTGCCGACGTCGGCGATCTGCGGCGTGCTGCTGCCGATCGCGTACATCGCATTCCTCGTGCTGCACAACCGCCGGGCGTACATGGGCGACGCCAAGCCCGTGGGCACCAGGGCGTGGCTGTGGAACCTGGGGATGATTGCCGCAGTCGTCGCGTCGGCGTCGAGCGCGGGCTATTTCATCTACACCGCGGTGCCCGACTACCTATCGAGGTTCGCGCGTTAG
- a CDS encoding methyltransferase domain-containing protein, which yields MRPSELRKMFRLEDTYWWFVARRELVRALVQKYRRALPLSPRILDVGCGAGAGLLVFSQLGRVIGLDRSEEALRLSRSRGDFPLIGGTAERLPVADGAVDVVTALDVLEHISDDQAAVIEMARVCKPGGLVVITAPAYQSLWSEHDEALDHFRRYRAGDVRKLLERAGLQILDVSYCITALLPVIFAFRIAQKLFGPPNRGRPKTALRPLSDLPNRLLIWLLRLETAWLLRVPLPFGVSVVCVALKPRRA from the coding sequence ATGCGTCCTTCCGAACTGCGCAAGATGTTCCGCCTGGAGGACACGTACTGGTGGTTCGTCGCCAGGCGGGAGCTGGTGCGCGCGCTGGTGCAGAAATACCGGCGCGCGTTGCCCCTGTCACCGCGCATCCTCGACGTCGGCTGCGGCGCCGGTGCCGGGCTGCTCGTGTTCAGCCAATTGGGCCGCGTTATCGGGCTCGACCGCTCCGAGGAAGCCCTGCGTCTGTCGCGCTCCCGCGGCGATTTCCCGCTCATCGGCGGGACCGCCGAGCGCCTGCCTGTGGCGGATGGCGCGGTTGACGTCGTGACCGCCCTCGATGTGCTGGAGCACATCAGCGATGACCAGGCCGCCGTGATCGAGATGGCGCGCGTGTGCAAGCCGGGGGGACTCGTGGTCATCACCGCGCCGGCGTACCAGTCGTTGTGGAGCGAACACGACGAAGCGCTGGATCATTTCCGGCGCTACCGCGCGGGCGACGTGCGAAAGCTGCTGGAGCGCGCCGGGCTGCAGATACTTGACGTGTCATACTGCATCACCGCCCTGCTGCCGGTCATCTTCGCGTTTCGCATCGCGCAGAAGCTGTTCGGGCCGCCCAACCGCGGGCGCCCGAAGACGGCGCTGCGCCCTCTGTCGGACCTCCCCAATCGCCTGCTCATCTGGCTGCTGCGGCTGGAGACGGCGTGGCTGCTGCGCGTGCCGCTGCCATTCGGCGTGTCGGTCGTCTGCGTCGCGTTGAAGCCGCGGCGTGCGTGA
- a CDS encoding tetratricopeptide repeat protein: MRCPKCDVENPDGSAFCQDCGTRFDSPTPPSDEERARQFLEQAFRLSEEGKLAEAIVACKRALSVKRDSTSAYSLLGILYERAGQREQAIEAYETALRLSPESVADRESLQQLVSPPTPPVEAARPPEAPAPATIPAAPAAPPPVPAAPRTHVVLWSLAAVCAAVLAVLAVMTWRNWGTAPVQEQRAATAAPAPEYPAPEPVAPEPQVPLTAGVPGAPGFAPTAPEALPARVEPPERLPEPEETPTAEITAAPSPVVTVTIPTPEAFIVRGTVPAAEAVSEPAPADSAAGIEPTPTAARVRFFDGDIKGALDIYERVTSDDGQASPEVYQEMGWLYYKENRPADAATAYRQSLRRYYQQFEAGEDAEAARHGIRTAEAALKVLETE, encoded by the coding sequence ATGCGATGTCCGAAGTGCGACGTCGAGAACCCCGACGGCAGCGCATTCTGCCAGGACTGCGGCACCCGCTTCGACTCCCCCACCCCACCCAGCGATGAGGAACGCGCGCGCCAGTTCCTCGAACAAGCCTTCCGGCTCAGCGAAGAGGGCAAGCTCGCGGAGGCGATCGTCGCGTGCAAGCGCGCTCTCAGCGTCAAGCGCGATTCCACGTCGGCCTACTCACTGCTCGGCATACTGTACGAGCGGGCCGGGCAGCGCGAACAGGCGATAGAAGCGTACGAAACCGCCTTGCGCCTGAGCCCGGAGAGCGTGGCGGATCGCGAAAGCCTTCAGCAACTGGTCTCGCCCCCGACCCCGCCGGTCGAAGCCGCACGCCCGCCTGAAGCACCCGCGCCCGCGACGATACCCGCGGCTCCCGCCGCTCCGCCGCCTGTGCCCGCCGCGCCGCGGACCCACGTCGTGCTGTGGTCGCTCGCCGCCGTGTGCGCGGCAGTTCTCGCGGTGCTCGCAGTCATGACGTGGCGGAACTGGGGCACTGCTCCGGTGCAGGAGCAGCGGGCGGCAACCGCCGCGCCGGCCCCGGAATACCCCGCGCCCGAACCCGTTGCACCTGAGCCGCAGGTTCCGCTCACCGCCGGAGTGCCCGGCGCGCCGGGCTTCGCGCCCACTGCCCCTGAGGCGCTGCCCGCCCGTGTTGAGCCGCCGGAGCGGCTACCGGAGCCGGAGGAAACCCCGACGGCTGAGATAACTGCCGCGCCCTCGCCGGTCGTAACGGTTACCATCCCGACGCCGGAAGCATTCATCGTTCGAGGCACGGTGCCTGCGGCCGAGGCGGTGAGCGAACCGGCGCCGGCTGATTCGGCGGCCGGCATCGAGCCGACACCCACGGCTGCCCGCGTTCGCTTTTTCGACGGCGATATCAAAGGCGCGCTCGATATCTACGAGCGTGTCACGTCTGATGATGGGCAAGCTTCGCCTGAGGTCTATCAGGAAATGGGGTGGCTCTACTACAAGGAGAACCGCCCGGCGGACGCCGCAACGGCGTATCGCCAAAGCCTGAGGCGGTACTATCAGCAGTTCGAGGCCGGCGAGGACGCCGAGGCGGCGCGCCACGGGATTCGCACGGCCGAGGCCGCCCTCAAGGTGCTCGAAACGGAATAG